The following nucleotide sequence is from Excalfactoria chinensis isolate bCotChi1 chromosome 12, bCotChi1.hap2, whole genome shotgun sequence.
CCAAGCTGAATACATCCACCACCACGCTGCTGGAGGAACtccattaacattttaataaaaatgactGAATATCACAGGTTACATGAAACTGTACAGACATTCTCTGCATAGTAACAAACACGGATGTacttgaatttaaaaaatggatTATTTATAATCCTTTAAAGTGCAATTTGTTTAAGGTTTCAATCAAATCAAAAAAGGATCTTTTCAATAAAGTCTAAGCTGTAAAATTAACTTGAAGTTTCCATTTAACTAAATCATGAATAATATCCCAGTGCCCTATTAACTCCCATTTCAACTATTTCCTTATATAAAAACACTTGCCTTTAGAGTTGTGGGTAGGACGTCCATTTAAACAAGTCTGAGATGGTATATTTTTAGTCCATCAGCAAAAATGGTGGGAATAAGATTTAATTCTCCAGTTCCCTCACCTGTGCAGTATGTGTGACGGGTcggtttttgttggttggtttgggggGTTGGCTGGGTTCTTTTCGGATTATctcaaagaaaacatgctgattCAATGCAGTGAGTTAACTGAGTTCCTGCTGGATGACGAGTGTTGGAAAAAGTGAGGGTGGGCTGAAAgtagataggaaaaaaaaagcgAGGAagtaataaaactaaaaaatgcattaattcaCCTTGATGACGGTCAGTCCTACTCTTGGTTTTATTCAGCCATATAGAAGTTGCTGTACCTGAAACTGcagctagaaaacaaaactcttgAAACCAAATAGAGAATGGAGTACTTAGCATGGCAATGCAATCCAAATGGGGTAATGCTGCTACTTGTGTAAAGCTGAAATAGAGGTAAAAGGGAGCTACTGCACGACTAGCTGCTATATGTGCTGGTGAATCAGTTGCTGATCAGAAAGGCCTTGTTCCTGGACAGCACAGGAGTGGGAGGGGGAATTCAATCCGGGTGTAACCAGTAGCCTCAGCTGATCCTGGGAGCACTGTAGTCACAcgtgtgtgttttcttcagagttcCTTTCTGAAAGTTTTGAATGGAGCTGAGTAAAGCTCCTCGGCTTGCACTGACAGCAGGCTGTGGGCTTGGCTGTGTTGGCACCTCTGTGTttggaggaggagctgctggtggcaggGGTGGcggtggtggtgctggggggaTCGACGATGCTCCTGTTGATTGAGGAGAGAAGATGATGTTTGATTATGCCAAAGAGGTCCTGCCGAAGAGCACTGCAGCCACATAGCTGGACCGTGTCAGTGCTCCACTGGTAACTTCACTCCTTGAAAGCAAGTGGAGTGTGAAGAACAGAACAGGgtgaaaaaaatgctgatgtgATCCAATCTCTATCTGCAGGTGAGTCACGTCACCTGACACATCTGAGAAGAAGCCTAAAAGGCATCAGTTCACTGGGATGCAAAATGTGACTCAAATGCAATACCGACTAGGAAGCAAATCTTACCCTCTGTTCATATTCACATGATTAACATTACAGGTTTTACAAAGGACCACTCTGCTGTAGCACTTGTGATGAGTGATCAGACTGTACATCAGTTGTAGGTGACTAACTGCAGATAGAGTTGTTTTAGGGTTTAGGGAAATCTTTTACATGTCCGCGGACTCTTCAGCCATGGAGAGACGAGCAAATGCTTGTTTCACTGGCTGAAGGAATCACAATCCACCACTCACACCACCTGCCTTCTTCCTGTGCTCCCATCTTGCACTCTGGCCATTGCTTTTTACCCTAGTCATGTTGTCTCATCATGCTTTGAGCCCTGACAACTTGCAGAGAGAGGGCAGAAAAGCCAGAAaccagctgtgtgtgcaggcagcTAACCCAGCACTGAGGTTCTGGAAGCTCAGATCCAGACAGGTGGCCTTATTTAACCCAAGCTACACTCCCACACAACGTGCTCCTGTGCTATTCATCAGCTACAAGTTACATCATCATTTCTACACACAGGATCAAAGATACATGGCAGGAGTAAGAGCAAAGGCCAGAGGTGACCCCACGCTGTTCCACAAGACATCCACGTGAAGGTGCATTTACAGCACACCCTCAGTTGTATGTGAATGATGGGCCTGTCTTCACCCTCATATTCTGGAAAGAGAAGGGGGCACAGTGGTTAAGATTTCGTTATTATTCAACAGTGGATTTTAATTCCATTGCCCAGATGATGAGTTAGTTTGGCTAGGGAGACAAATAGTATCTCTAGTCCGATGCTTGTTTGGTAGCTCTGACCTACACTAGGAACATAGCAGTAAGTGGTGAGGACTAGGATGCTTTTTGACAAAGGAGCAAGACAATGCAGGGTCACCCAACACACTACGACTAATGAGGTAGAACTGCTTGCTATGAATTAAGCATATACTAAACAGTTAAAGGAAACTATGTGACGTGGATTCAAGAAGTGTTAAAATTCTCATTGGCATGAAAACCTTGTGGTAATAAGAAAACATAGGAACATACACTGGGCTCCTGTCTTCACTCTCCACCCTTTCAGAAGTAATATTCAAGTCCTAGTAAAGTAACATTCAAGTTCTAGTAGAAATGTCAGAGATCAACTGAAAAAACATCTGGTGCACGTGGATCACCCACTCTCTTAAGTAATCAAAACATTACACAATGTTAGTATAAACTGAAATAACACATCACATACTGATGCCTTGGGGTCATTTAACTTACCCAAACCCGTGTTTTTACACTAGCCTAAGATGTGAGCCTGTTTGTAATTAGAGATACTGAAAACCATCCCTAAGTTAGAGTCCTGTTTGTACTGTGTGTATGGACTGCCAgtaaagcacagcaaagcatAACTGACACTTTGCCagagaacaaaaccaagaaCAGTTACATTAACCACACTGGTGGGTTAAAAGGTCAGGGCAGGACTGGCATACCAACGCTTGCTTTGGATTTGGGATCAGATGAACTGCTGTAAAAGAGCCAAGGCCAGCTCATCGCAACTGAGATGGCCTGAAAGAGGTGCAAGAATTTCAGAGAACAACGACAAGATTTTGGCTGGAACAGAAAGGTGAAACTGAAGAGGTTATGCACAGAGTTGTACAAGATACAACAGGGAGCGACCATGAAGACAGTGGCCAGGACTCCATATAGAATACAATTATAACAGTAATATAGGCAGCTAAAGAAGGTACATATTTGACAGAAATGGAGGCAAAAATGCCACTATATAAGTGCTTGGTTTGCTATGATTAGGCCAAGAATCTATGTGCTATCTGCAATTGTTGTTCTGGTTGTTTTACAATGGGGGTATGAAGGACAGGGAGGCAGGGGGAGAGGCTGCCTTTCTGCCTGGATATTTGTTAAGTTCCTCAGTAGCAAGTAATTCTAAATTGTGATGCCAACATCATACAGTTGAAATAAACTCTGAGGAGCTCATACAGCTGATCTCTGCCTTAAAACATATGTACAGGATTTAAGATGGGATTTGACTGGCTATGAGCGTTACATATTGAACACGTTAATTAAGAGCATGGTTCTGAAAATCTGTCATATCCATTCATTTCAGTCAACCTATCAGTCAATCAGAACTAAGCTGTCCCTCCCTTCTTGACATGAGTGGTGCAAGGGAAATCTTAGCTTACTCCAGCTACATCTGCAGGTTAAATTGATCAACCcaacagtgaaatattttcccatATTTACCCACAAAATACTTCAGGCAAGTGCTCAGTTACCACACAATTATTCCAATACAAATGTTAGAAGCAGCTGACTGCAAACACATTTACTCATTCACACAGTTATAAGAATAAAACACTCAAACAAGAACTTAccaaaggttttgtttgtgtttgtttttgttttttttttacagggaCATTTTTGTTAAGAGAGTGTGTTAAAAGGAATAGGAAGTAAATCAGATGCTGTAAACTTGATGCCTGAATTGAAACAAAAACTTAATTATGAATATAAAGTGGCAGTGATTGTACAAATAGCATTAAAAACTTTGCTGAGAATGGgatgcaaacaaagaaaatcgATTTAGTGATAAGAGTTTTTAAAGAtgctgtatttcattaaaatgatcCATAAGAATGCTcagatctttttcttctattcccTCCCAATACTAAGCAAGTTTAAGATTTGCATTAAACATTCCCATACAGAAACAGAGCATCTTTAAAGAGATAAATCAGCATTAGCTTACTTTTCCGAAAATTCACGTTCAAAATGATGCATGCTCTATTGAagacagcagagaaagagagaggacaCAAGTTAATCATCCGGATCTCGTGTCAAAGAGAAACAGACAGTGTTAGCTGAAAAGTGAGTACCAAAAAGATCAATACATTCTTATTCACTGCAAAATACATAGGAATagcagttgattttttttttttcctattacacATACAACACTTGGATTGTGAATAATGAACTCTACTTCCCATGCTGTAAGCGTTATTATACTTGatcaacaaataaaacacatgtACTTTTAATTACACATGCTGTAATTCAGGCTTCACAGGATTATAGTGCGTTGAGAGATAGTTAGCAAAAAAACTGCAGGAATATTAGTCACAGAAGATGAAACCCATCCAGTTCATGGCACATTTCCTGTCATGTTAACACCTGCATTTACACTTAAGCTGCATGGATCAGTCAGACAATCAAGGACAGCACTTGCTAAAGCATTACAGTTGTCTTACAGACAGGTGAAGTGCAGGAAAGATGCACCACGTGGCTCTCTATGAAACACGTAGTGAAGTATTCAGAACAACTGGCACAGAAAAGGACACTAAAGTTAAGTACAATTCCTTCAGCTTATCCTCTCTGGGAAGTACAGGACTGCAATACTATTCAGAAAGGAGCTGGCTAAATGGCACCCTCCAAACTTCTCTGATAGAGAGCTCACTGGAATATTATGGGCTTATTGGATTTACAGATGTAGTGAAGTTTTAAACTACCCACAGCACAGTGTTCCGCATCCCTTCTGATCCTAGCCACTAAGGGAAACAACAGATTCTTAATGAAGCAAAGGGGATAAAAGTGTGCAAGTAGTTGGGGAAAGTGAATACATAAAAATCATTCAGGAGAGAATGTCAGAAAGACAGAAGTTACGTTAAGACTCATTTGTCAGGATCTAAGCAATGTACTTCAAAGATGATATTCAGTCAAGTATCTGCAACAGAGCTGGTCACAAACAAGCGCTCCTACCAatgtctgcttttcttccctagGGCATGATAATCTGAAACCTGTTTACCTCCAGCTGGAGTTTCTAGTTCTGCACATACCCACACACTACATTGATTGAGATGGAGTAGGCTAAAACAAGAGCAAGAGCTTTTGTAGGATATCCTTTTCCATATCAGACTTCATTTTGGCATGGCATCATACCAGCAAGACTCTTTGACTTGCCATGATACTAACACAAACCAGAAGGACAGACTGGAAACCTCACTCCTGCTCCTTCAAAGCAGGACATCTCACCACCATGATGCCCACAAGCAATTTTGGTCTAGAGGTAAATATCCTTAATGAATACAATGAAACAGGACAAAAGAGACGCTACAGCTGCATCAGCCATCACAAATAGCATCTTAACCATGGGGCCAGTGAGTCTTTCACTGAGTCATCAACAGCACACTTGTATAGAATACACACATCACTGATGATGTTACTTGTTTTCTCTTAGAGCTAATATATGAAGTTTCTTCTATTAATTCTACTCACAAAAGCATTCCTGAAATGGTGACACTTGCCTTTACGCCCAAACAAATGCACCAGTACCATCAACCCATTAAAGCACTTCCTGATGTGGTTGCACATTGGGCAATGTGCATCATGTAACACACAGGGCAGATTGCTGTGTCTCCTCAAGCACACTGCCTGCAGGATGACTGACACACTGTGACTGTGTGGTTTGAACTTGGAGCCAAGTTTCTGAGCCAAAACTTCATCCATTTTGAGCCAGTTGAGTCAAGTCCATGAATTAACCTGAACCTGAGCTTTCAATTGAATTCTAACACACATTACAATTGAAATGCCAgttaaaagctgttttattccagaaaaaaaaagttttctaaaTATCTGTCTGCTTTGAAGGTGTGGGGATTTTCCTTTGCattgttcagctttcttttaaagcatACAGAACCTGAAAGATAAGCCATCTCGCTAGGAGTCAGCGCCCccagaaaacagagctgttaTTGTGCAACACAATAACAGTAATTATCTTGTTTGGAGTAACTGGAAGGAGTTAGTTCATAAAATCCACACTTCATTGTACTTTGTACTTGAGGGAGAAATGACTAATTTGAATTTCAGCATCAAAGATTTAAATTACATCCACAGACTGCAGTACCTTACGAATAACCATCCACAACAAACACAAGTTCGATTTCATACTTTGGTATAGAAAGCTCCTGCGAGTAGGAATCTTATGAGCAAGTCATCATAACAGCAAAGCCACAGACAGCCTGTCCTCTAGGTATATATTCCATTAACATCTTTTGCTGTTAAAGTTTACTCGTGCACTTCTTCTAGCCTTTCAGACCGGAGCATGTCCACCATAGCTCAATATTCATATCTGCAATCCAACTTTCAtaagtatttctgtttctggCAATGCCCACTCACGCAGATTTCTCTACCACATCCCACCACTTGTCCTAAACATTAGCAAAACTGTTTGCACAGCTACCTAGCAAATGGGAAGTGGAATCTGGTCAAAATgagatattatttttaacacaaaCCAGTTTCTGACTTGTTTCTCTGCATAAGCAGCTCTACTCATGTCACCAGCAGGCTATAGCAGAACAGGGGGGATTTATGTAACCTAAGCTACTCAATTTGTCATACGCCAAAACTTCCAAAATCAGGTGTAAATAGACAATACACAGAACCAAGGGACTGACAAACATTATTTCATAGCCCACAGGCTATTAACATCAGAACAAACACATACTGCAACATGAAGCTCAGAAAAgtctggaaaacagcagcttcagtaGGACTGGAGTAAAATCAGAGACTGTGAAGTAAACACTTAAACTCTACAGGTGAACCATACCAGGTACCTCACagaaaagataattttaaaaaaggaactGAATTAAGAGTTTCTCTGCAGCCCTCGAAAGAGGCCAAATACCCCCACTCAAGCTGATACAAGACAAACATAATCTCTGTGTTCCACCCTTTAAGGATATCATCCCTTAATCATCTTTGGGAACAACATACAGTTCCTGTGGTTAACCACagagggtaaaacaaaaaggacaccacaaattaaaaacagacattGCAATGACTCTTGAGCTTACCTGCTGTAGAGGGCGGAGTGGGGGATGATGGAGATGTTAATGGGGAACTCGCCCCAGAGCCTGCTAAATAAAACACAGTCTAGTAACTAAAGCTGTGATGCACAACTCAACACAATCAGACAAGTCAGATTGTTGAAAACAGGCCAACTTTATTGACTGAAGACTCAATCCTGCACCCGACAAAAACTTGGGAAAGATTCCCACTCATATGAACAGTGTCACTCAGACCCGATCTGAACAGAAAAGCTTTACAGTACGTATTATCAGAGGTCCAAACACATAAGAAGCACAGTCAACAGTACTCCTCAATGGGAAACACTTCGTTTCTGTTGCTTAGGCTGTTGGATTTCAGCGTccaaattctgttttccttaagaGTTTTGCCACTGCATGGATGGCACCTCATTCCTCCTTCTAAGAGATGATTTTTAGTCAGTTCCTGTACCCACAAGTTACTCCTAACTATCCCACAATAGGCTGATTTTGGACACATTTTAGCCACAAGAAAACTCCACTGAACTGTTCAGTAGTACAGGCCATTCCTTTTAACTACATGAAGACCTGTCAAATGCTCCACTGTTTTAGAAACATGACAATGAAGAAGcgatttaaaatatatttattttcattcctcttAATACCTTGCTATAGAATACAGATCACCACAGAGTTTCTCTCTGAGGGCTGCATTAGCGAATGCTCCATATACTCAATACTATTATTATCACTCCTGTCATTGAATagtgatttttaaatttttttatttttttttttttaaacacataagAGAGGACACATCACTTTGTATCAGATAGCTGAAAATTTAGCTCTAGTGGCATCTCTTAAGTCCTCAACTTATCAATTATCAAAAGCCACAAATAGTACTATCAGCGTTTGGTAGTTGGATATTATGGTGTAAACTGATGGTGACCCTGGGCCTTTCAAGCCACAAAATCATAGTAACAATGAAAACACTGACACAGCTGTGTAGAAGCAAGCTCTTCTCTCTGTAGTTACCTGAGTTATTTGAGTTGCTGTATTTTGCTGAGTGTTCTTCCGCACTTTCATAGGCAGAGCGTTTTGACTTCTttaaacaaagaagaagaaagagaaagtggGAATGAATAACCCCTTTCATGATGAAAATCAAGTTAACTCAGAGAACTTTTAACAGCCATCTGATGTATCATACAAGGTTTATCAATGCCCAGAATCAGTCTTCCCCAACCAACATGTGCTGCTGCaaggacaacagcagcaaggcagcactgtgctcaaATGTATCCAGGCAAACCAGACAACTTCAGTAAGCTCTGACTGCAAGGGGAATGTAGAAAACTGATGCAACAAAATGGATGAGAAATAGGTAGAGTGCTgcagaaaactaaaaaaaagaaaacaaacctctaAGACCTTCACTGGGCAGCAGGTGTTAGTTAAGCCTGTTTTCATTAAGTATAGGTTAATAGGTTAAACAGTCAGCAGTCATTTGGCAAGTATCATCACTTAGCTACAAATGAGGAAGAACATCACAGGACTGAATACAGCAGCACGTCTGTGGATGTTCGTGCTACACAACGAATAACTTTCTGTGTGAGAAACCTATTTAAAGACTGTTTACCTTTCTTGCTAagatcttccttttctttttttcttcttcagagccATGATGAGACTGAGCTCTTGTCAGTCTTCTGTGCTGGTGAATCTTCAgaattaaggggaaaaaaggaaaaagaaagaagccatGTTAAGATCCCAAGTGTTCTCAAACAAAGCATATGTTTGGGgtgcaagaaaaaacaattgcAGTCACTTTGCAtgtgtaattttcttttttcatttttaactcttATCTTTATGGCTGCTGATAGAGTACGGAGCCTCACAGAGCAATTAAGATAATCCTTTAATTTAAGAGTCCCTGCGAAGCTGCACCACTAAAAAGTGTGTAATTCCATGCCTTCAACAGCTGCTCTACAGCTGCTCAATACCATATTTTTGAGAAAGCACATCTGTTGATGAAAACCTTTGTTACTCTGAAACTTCTGGAGTAAGAGTTCACTTTCCATATTTAAGAGATAAGAGGAAACAGAATGTCTTTAGGAAAGACAGTAAAGGAACGCAGAAGTTACcaatttctgttcttctgttaaTCTCTTCTCTATGCATTCCTTGGACATTTTCAGTGCTTCTCTTAGCTTCGTAGGAATCTAAGAAacaatggaggaaaaaaaaatagaatcaaaCAACAGAATgtgataaaggaaaaacaacttcaCTGTTCAAAACTCACCATTCATCTGACTATGCTGCACATCTAAAGATCCAACTTCTGACACTATTCCCTTagtggaggagaaaaaaatctctagACGCAAGTTTTCCATTCCAAACTTAGTGACCGATTCAACAACTTGGACAGAGAAGCAGTGAATAATGGAAGGGATACTCTAACACCAAGGACAGATAATTACTACAATATTCTGTTCACATCCCTGAAGTGCCACAATTCTGACAATCACAGGACACTCAGCACATTACTGTTTGAAGTGCCCTGGGGTTGCTCCCCCCAGTGGGAGCAGGATGTGGCTCCCTGGAAGTCCCATCTCTGAAGCTGGCTAGAGAGTGCCAATGGTCTCACTGAGAAAAATCAGCTCTCACATGCCTTAGTGGTTTGCTTCCTCTCAGTGCAAGGTAGGCAGCTTACCTGCGCTCCTAAAGTACAGCACCATGGTTAGTTGTGCAGATTAGTTCCACCATCTCCACTCAAATCACTCATGGATCACACCATGCCCCAATTCTAAGGGTTGTTATATAATTCagaaaaggaatagaaataCTGATGCGAATCACTGAAAAGTCAAGTAAAGCCAGCCATCCTCTACTGTTAATCAATTAACGCCCAACCACCCACAACCTGGCAATTCCACAAACATCAGCAAATGAACATTCAATTCTACCTTAAACTGTGGCTTCTCAGAGTTTGTTAGCAGGACATCACTGAATAATCTGCAagtggatgaaaaaaaaagggaaaaaatgaaaaggaacatTACTTCTATGAGACAGGTagaagcacagagagaacaCTGCTGATACTGTTCACCGaactctttcctctttccctcctccATTCTCATCCCCATCTCACTGTTTTTATGCACcgctttttattttcccagccCTGCTTTAAAGTCAGCAGCACTTCCCTTAGAACACAGCTACTACTGACAGCAGAGCTACCAAGACTCAAGGCGgtattttgaaaactgaaagaatgtCTGTAACTATCAAAGGCAGGGAAGGACTTCACCCCGCCAAACAAGTGCCTTTTCCTTAAAGCTACACACATTCTTTAATGACCAAAGATTGCCAGGGACTATGCCGGCTGTGCTAACAGTTGTACTCTCTCCGCTGTGGCACCAGCAAGAGCATCAGTGATGAACGCTTTTCCATCCAAAACAAAGACACTAGAGGGCGATGTTAGGTTGAAAATAAATCAGTCCATTTCCAGGTACTTTGTTCTGGAGAACGTGCTAGAAAACTGTCCTAGAAAAGGATCACGAGTCCAGCTCCAAGTTAAGTAAGTCACAGATTCCTGTTGCTGTTCGACTGAAAATTATCACAGGTCCACACTAGAGAGAACAAATTTAAACCTACAACCAAGTTTATAAGATCAGTAGTCCAAGAATAATTCTCAAATAGATCAAatttaaataacagaagaaaaaaaacaactcaccCTTGTTCATAGGGCAATTTTCTGACCCCTTCTGACTACACATCCTTGCAAAGTTAACTAAACTCACAGTTTATATAGAACAGCTTAATAAGTATTAAATTACATTCTTTCCATTGCACAACATGATGAACATCTCTGTGAAGAGATGTCATACAATATCCTACGTATCAGGTACAGCTGGGCACGGACTGTTTGTTCGACATCTTTTAACACCTATCTGTTCCTGTATTCATTTTTCCTACAGAATTTCTCCACTCCTTACATTCTATTCTCTACCTCCTTTCTGCTTCCAGAGGAAGAGCGGAGGGATGGAGTAGAAGGAATAGGAGTTTGAGACACGACTGCAGCCACTCATCTCAACCAGGAAACACAACTCTTGGTGCTTGTTCTGAAGGCACTGCAAGTTGTACACTGCGAGATCAGTCCCAGATATAGATATGGGCAATCTTGTCATTTATGAGGTCATGATTGTAGCATCTCATAGTAAGGAAAAGCAAGCCCATCAGGAACTGTAGTTCTGTTCTCAGCTTGCTGATGACATGTCACAGCATGGTGACAGTCAACAACTTCCCTGGTAATACTGGCTCTTAGTTGCAGGAAAGGTGGCATGCAGACAGCACGATTTCCAGCTCAGCCATGCACAGACACTTCTTTCTACATCCTAATGTTTCTCCATTCCTGCCTTTACTACTTTGCTGTGTCACTAGGAGGACAGTACGTAAGAAATTTTCCTCCATCTGTGCCATCTAAGCCAGCCTTGGAAGAAACGTGACAGAACTTCTGCCAAACAAACTGACTCAGTCTAAAAGTTactgctgagcagagcaagAATCTATTTTGCTATATGTCATATGTAAATGGACAGCCAAACCTACTGAACAAGGTCTGGAAGGACACAGAAAGAGATTCCTTATTGTAAATGATTTAAATGATCCAATACATAATCTTAATCATGCCTGCATTGCTTTAATAGCCAAATAACTGAAACCACAGCACCACACTCCTGCACTCCAAGAGACAAAGAAATCCTAAGTGAGTACCTATCATATTTATAAGTGATGACTTCTATGAAATCTGTCAATTTTAAATCATCATTTGGAATATGCTACACATTCCTCAGAATAAAGAACAAATCTTTCAGATaaagaacaagcaaaaagaTTCTCCCTCATTATATAATTATTatgaacataaaacaaaaacattaaaacttACGGCATCTGTAAGAGCCGTGAAACAGTTGGCATGCCATTCTTCATAGCTTCACAAGTCAGAATGGATTCCAACACAGACACtatcaaagaaagaataagaatgGACACATTTTTGCACTGCAGGACAGCAAACAATTTAGAATGAAAGTCTGACACTTTGTATTATGTTCCTCTAAGTATTCCATCAACTAAGTGGTGATGAAGTTTTATGACATGTGGTTTTTATTATAATGTTATTGTTACACGTAAAAACTTTTCAAGAATGTTAGACACGAGGCCAGGGCATCCAGACATCTAATTACTACACACTGTTTTATCATTCAGTTAAAAATATGTCTATATTTATATGCTACATATTTGAGGaagaacattttctatttttaaaaatcactaaATAACGATTCCTAGTCACAGGCTGTGAAGGTTTTAGGTTACTATTTCAAAGCACTTCAGCTTAAACACAAGGTAAGAGTTCCCAGGAAGCTGAGGCTGCCACCATCTGGATTGGATACTAACCAACAGACATTGATGGCGCAGGAGGGAAGCTGTCTACTGGAATTGTATCTGGGGGTCTTCCATAAGTCATTTCATACAGTAAGTGCCCAAAGCAATGTACATCAATGCCTTCTAACGTctgtaaaggaagaaaagcaaaacaagtaaAAACACAACTTGCTAGGACTGTTTAGCttatccacagcttcttttaaAGCATGTAATAACATCTTAGCAAGAAGAGTGGTCTTGCATTTGAATACTGAAAAGAGGAACCACTGAGTTCCTAACCACAGCCTAACCCTGCACAACTTGAAGCTCAAATGAAATCTTCACACCTCAAGCAAAGAAgttactgctgtatttcagttaGTGATGATGCAAACAGGAGAGCATTATAGTGTAATGTAAAAATGTGTAAGGAGTAAACTTATTGCATAGGCAGCAGTTCAGAGAAATGAACATTGATGCAAATCAGAGCTGAGCACATTTTCCTAGCTAAGGAAAATAGCTGCACAAGCTAAGTTCCCAGACAGCACAactcagagatttttgaatcatgttcagatggaagTGGCTTCTTGAACTGGAGGAGGCTTAGAGCTTTGATGGCTCTAGGAAGCTTGGATCAACCATGAACTTTTGATCATTCCTTTGACAACACAGTAAAACTTGTTTAGCAAGGTCAGCAAGCAGCTGCCTTGTGATGCTCCACTTAATTTATTGCAATGAGCATTTAAGAGCTAGGCAAGATGCTGGCTAAAAGACCATATGGTTAAAACAGGGCATATTTTGTTAAATAGCTTTGTAGGAAGATCATATTTTGCTGTATAAGCCTAAAATAAATAGGCACCCTTCAGATAGGCAAAAATTCGCTTCTAATAAATAGTACAAGTTCTCCACAAACTCAGGATGAGGATAAAGGGATGCACAAGAGTAAATTAAGCTGATCTTCTGAAACTTACATTAATTTTTCGAAACTGTGAGAAGTACGACCGATAAAATGATGGAAGTCCCAACAAGGAATTTTCTAGATCC
It contains:
- the PXK gene encoding PX domain-containing protein kinase-like protein isoform X5, which codes for MEREFIAERQKGLQAYLDVITSHHILSNCELVKKFLDPNSYSVNYTEIALQHVSMFFRSEPKWEVVEPLKDIGWRIRKKYFLMKIKNQPKERLMLSWADLGPDKYLSDKDLQYAVKLLSSCSHPYIYKVTFATASESSALVIRPFNEKGTLKDLIYKARPKDPFLKKYCNPKKIQGLELQQIKTYGRQILEVLKFLHEKGFPYGHLHSANVVLDGDTCKLLDLENSLLGLPSFYRSYFSQFRKINTLEGIDVHCFGHLLYEMTYGRPPDTIPVDSFPPAPSMSVVSVLESILTCEAMKNGMPTVSRLLQMPLFSDVLLTNSEKPQFKIPTKLREALKMSKECIEKRLTEEQKLIHQHRRLTRAQSHHGSEEEKKKRKILARKKSKRSAYESAEEHSAKYSNSNNSAGSGASSPLTSPSSPTPPSTAGASSIPPAPPPPPLPPAAPPPNTEVPTQPSPQPAVSASRGALLSSIQNFQKGTLKKTHTCDYSAPRIS
- the PXK gene encoding PX domain-containing protein kinase-like protein isoform X6: MEREFIAERQKGLQAYLDVITSHHILSNCELVKKFLDPNSYSVNYTEIALQHVSMFFRSEPKWEVVEPLKDIGWRIRKKYFLMKIKNQPKERLMLSWADLGPDKYLSDKDLQYAVKLLSSCSHPYIYKVTFATASESSALVIRPFNEKGTLKDLIYKARPKDPFLKKYCNPKKIQGLELQQIKTYGRQILEVLKFLHEKGFPYGHLHSANVVLDGDTCKLLDLENSLLGLPSFYRSYFSQFRKINTLEGIDVHCFGHLLYEMTYGRPPDTIPVDSFPPAPSMSVVSVLESILTCEAMKNGMPTVSRLLQMPLFSDVLLTNSEKPQFKIPTKLREALKMSKECIEKRLTEEQKLIHQHRRLTRAQSHHGSEEEKKKRKILARKKSKRSAYESAEEHSAKYSNSNNSGSGASSPLTSPSSPTPPSTAGASSIPPAPPPPPLPPAAPPPNTEVPTQPSPQPAVSASRGALLSSIQNFQKGTLKKTHTCDYSAPRIS